The nucleotide sequence TTTCTTTCAACAATGAAGATGGCTTTTCAATGGCTTTGTTCAGTTTCTTATTTACTTGTTGGAGAGAAGGAGGAAGGGAACGAGGAACAAGCTCTGTTCTGAAATAAATCTGAAGTGTTGCAGTTAGTAAAAAGGGTGGGtgtactagaaaaagcaaacaACATAAAAGCTGTGTTTTTTCCTACTAGGCCATCCCATTCTTGTTCCCACTTATTTCATCAGCTCTTAGGTCCATATCAGTAGCCACGTCATTATCAACCAGTAAAACCTTCTTATGCGAGATCTTGCTATGTATACTCAACCCATGAAAATCGGCAATGCTTTCCTGTGGGGTTGGATATTAatattaaagaattgaaatatgcaaaaaagataaatttgtgAAACTTGTATCAAAAGCAGCGATAAAAGCCACATTATTAACATAGTTGAGATTTACGAAAGAACTTGCCTTACGAACACAACAAGGGTTGATCTTCCACCACACATATTGCTTCCTTATTTctgtttaaaatttttaaacaaataagaaGTGAAAGGGTGAATTTCTTTTAATACAGctgaaagttaaaaaaataaaaaataaaaataaaagacgaGGCACAACAGCcataaacaaaatagaaaatagtaGAATATAAAATGGGATAAGTTTCCCAAGTATGGCAACAATACCACCATAAACATAACCAACTTATGTGAAAGGGTGAGCTTGCATTGTAATAAATAGGAAAGCATAAAGAATTGTGTCTTCACATGGTTTTAAAGTCAAAATCTAAATCATAACAGATGGATGAAATGCATGTTTAACCCCAAACTAATTTCACTGCAAAGAACGTATTAATACATCACAACATCGAAGTAAAACttacttttttccttttgcTTCTCAGTAAGAGGCTTTCTCTTTGTGCTCCCTACTTTTTGCTTCTTAGGaacatcattttttatgttttttgagCGATGCTCTTTAGCAAATTCTGATTAATGTTTT is from Medicago truncatula cultivar Jemalong A17 chromosome 1, MtrunA17r5.0-ANR, whole genome shotgun sequence and encodes:
- the LOC112419933 gene encoding uncharacterized protein — its product is MKCRSKNNKNEVAKEPHLTLKSSIAKMKKGEKLAEHRSKNSKNEVAKKRKGEKFAKEHRSKNIKNDVPKKQKVGSTKRKPLTEKQKEKKIRKQYVWWKINPCCVRKESIADFHGLSIHSKISHKKVLLVDNDVATDMDLRADEISGNKNGMA